From the Methanobacterium sp. CWC-01 genome, the window AAGTCCGACACTTTGCGGAAATCCTCTACAACGATGTGGGACTGGACAAACTAGCCGAAGCTGTCACTAAACCTTTAAATCTCAATGTAGCAGTGCACTACGGTTGCCACTTCCTCAAACCCAGCGAAGCAATCGGAATCGATGACCCTATCCAGCCCACCATCCTGGATGAACTGGTGGAAGTCACCGGAGCTAAATCCATACCATACAAGGACAAAATGATGTGCTGTGGAGCTGGTGGAGGTTTAAGATCCCGGGATAACGACGTAACCGCTGATTTCACCAAGGAAAAACTCACCAACATGAGAGAAGCTGGTGTGGACGCCATCATCAACGTCTGTCCCTTCTGCCACTTACAGTTCGATGTGGGGCAAATGGAGACCAACAACAAGTTCGGTACCGACTTCGAAATACCCGTCTTCCACCTGGCCCAACTCTATGGTATGGCCATGGGAGTCAGTATAGACGACCTCACTGTGGATGCTCACCAAATATGCGTTGACTCCGCACTGGAAAAATGTGAGGAAGGCTTGATCTCTTCGGATGAAATAACTGGTGGAGAATAACTCTCCCCAAACTTTTTCTTTTTTTAATATCGCTAACTTTTTAACTTTCAACATCCAAATTACTTTTAAAAATAAATGAGGTGTTACTTTTGTTTGTAGCCAGCCTGGTTGGTATCTTCAGATACACTGAACTACCCGAAAAATTTGGACCCTTCGTGCAGTACAAGGCCTCCATGGAAGATAAACAGATTAAAATGGATGAAGATATTGCCATCTTAAATATTAGTGGCACGGAAAGTTATCACGTCCTGTTTTTAAGCTCGTACCAGGATATTAAAGAAATAGAAGCAGAACTAAAGGATGCTCATGCTGAAATAAACTTCAGCACCAAGAAAATATTGGAAGGCCATTTATGAGTTCACTTCCTGCCGAACAGACCTGGATGATCCTGGTGGAACTTTTAACCGACCTGCGCCGTCATAAAGTGCAGATCCCGCCCTCCATACCCCAGAACATCCGACTGGCCAAGACCACCATCAACTTTTACAAGGTGGACCCCACTGATCCAGAGCGGATCATGGAGGCTAAGAGGATGAATGAGTTTTTAACATCTGTTCAGGAGGCCCTGATGGCCCTGGCAGATGAGAGGGGGAAAGAATACTCTGACCACTGGCTGGATAAACTTAGAAGAGCAGCACGGGGTGAAGAAGTCTATCCCCTGAAGGAGGAGCGATCCAAGTTCGTGGTGGGCGCACCCCCCGGCTTTTCCATGGTCCGGGTGAACTTCAAGATACCCCTGGCCGAGGATCGGGTTCAGGAAATAGCCGAATACCATAACGTCATCATCGAATTTGAAGATGACCGACTGGTGGCGGTCTATGGTGATCCAGAAAATCTCAAGTTGAGTCTCAAGGAACTGGGTTCATTCTTCAAAGAACAGATTGAACCATAATTCTCCCTTTTTGTTCATCCCTTTTCTACTATGGATTTAAATTGTAATTTTAGATCGGAGGATTAAAATGAAGATCCTGGCAGTAACTGATATGCATGGTGACTTCAGACCCCTAATAAACTATTTGAAAACTAACCAGGTGGATCTGGTCCTATTGGCCGGTGATATTACCCACTTTGGCCCGGCCAAATTGGGCGAAGATATCTTAAACGAGATCAGCTCCTATGATGTCCCAGTTATGGTTATACCGGGTAACTGCGACCCCGAATCCATCCATGGTGAGATCGAACGCTCCCGTGCCATTAACATCCATGCTCGGAGTTCTGTGGTTAAGAATGTGGGTATTTGTGGCTTTGGTGGTTCCAATCCCACTCCCTTCAACACTCCCCTGGAGTTTGAGGAAGTGGAGATCTATGATGAGGCTAAAAAGGCCCTGGAAGGGATAAAGGACCATAAAATAACTATTTTTGTAACCCACGCCCCACCACACGGTACTAAAACCGACCTACTTCCCTCCGGGGAACACGCAGGAAGTACCAGCCTACGCCAGGTTATAGAGGAATTCCAGCCCACCATAAATATCTGTGGTCATATCCACGAATCCAGGGGGACAGACAGAATCGGCCGGACCCAGGTGGTGAACCCCGGTAAACTGGATGAAGGTTATGCCTGTCTAATTACCATCTCTGAAGAGGGGGAAAATAGGCCCGATATTGAAACAGAACTAATCGATTTAGATCTGAAAAAATCTTGAATAAAGCATGGGGCTTTTATTAGAGAATGATGGGTAATAATTTAATGTTAGAAAATGATTTAAAGGTGGGAAACCTATCTTCATTTAGATACTTTTTTTACTTTAAAAAGGTGAGTAGATGAGCATGATCATGGTTGAAGGAGAAGTAGGTGGTAAGAAATACAGGGAACCCTTCTCGAAGGGAGTTCTGGCCAGGTCTCTTACCCGGGCCGAGATGGACCCCAACAAGGCTTACACCTTTGCCTCCCAGGTCGAAGCTCACCTCAAACGAGAAGGAGTGGAAGTAATTATGCTGGAGGACCTCATAAAGGAGGTCATCGAGAAATTACAGGATGAGGATAAGAAAATAGCCTCCAAGTACCGGCACTGGAAAAATCTTCGCCGCTGTACTGATCCTTTGATTATCCTGGTGGGGGGTGCTTCCGGGGTGGGAACCAGCTCCATTGCATTTGAAGTAGCCAACCGGCTGGGCATCCGTAACATGATCAGCACTGACATGATAAGGGAGGTCATGCGTAAAACCAGCTCCAAGGAACTTATTCCCACCTTATACGAGTCCAGTTACACTGCATATCTCTCCCTGCGCATTCCACCACCATCCGAATCCGACCAGGTGCTCATTGGTTTCCGGGACCATGTGGATACGGTTAGCGTGGGAGTGGAGGCCGTAATTGAACGGGCCATCAAAGAGGGAATAAGCATAGTCATTGAAGGCGTCCATATTGTGCCTGGATTTATCAGAGAAGACCTGGTATCACTCAGCAATGTCAAAATGTTCGTTCTTACCCTTCAAGATGAGGAAGTGCACCGAGGACGTTTTTATTCCCGTTGCCGGCAGATGTGGGCTCGAAGGCCACTGAAAAGATACATGGACTCCTTTGATGATATCCGGAGAACCCACCTCTACTTTGAAAGCCAGGCTAACAAGTTTCATATACCGGTCATCGAGAACATTGATGTTACCACTACCATTGATTCAATTATCGAGAACATAACACAGACTTACGGAAGTGAAGAAGATGTTAAAGGAACTGAAGGTTAAAGATGTAATGACAAAGGGCGTAATTACCGTTGAACCAAAAGAAGACGTGGTTTTTGCCTTTGAAAAGTTGATGAAACACCGGGTAAGCTCTCTGCCCGTCATGGATGGGGAGATGCTGGTGGGTATTGTAACGGCCACTGACCTGGGCCATAACCTGATACTGGATAAGTACGAGTTGGGTACCACCGTGGATCAGGTAATGATCAAAGACGTGGTCTGTGTCAGTCCGGACGATGATCTTGTAACCGCAGTTCGCAAGATGAATCAGCACGGTAACGAGGAGGGGATCATCAACCAGTTGGTGGTTATTGAGGACCACCAGATTAAGGGAATAGTCTCCGACGGAGATATTATAAGAGTTATAGGTGTTTAACGGATAAAATTAGTAGATATGTATTTTTTTTAAAAAATAGAGACAACTCCCCTTATTTTTGGTGGGGAGTTACCCGGGGAGTGAAGGAATCACACAGACTGGGGAACTTCTTGCCCAGTTCCATCTCCAGCTTTTCTATAATTTCCTCTTCAATTTCCGGACTTTTGGTTACCTCCACACTGAAGGAGTCGTTACTCAAACTGACATCCATGACTTCTTCCCCGATGTTGAAAACAAACTCCACAGTTTCTCCGTCATCCAGATCAGCAGCTACTTCTTCCAATAACTCTTCAGTAAATTTCAGGAGTTTAGTTTCGTCGGGAAGATGGGTGTTCTGGCTGGTGGTGATCTTTTTTATTAGAAAGGGAGCACAGCCCTCGGTACGTGCTGCTTTTCGGTTCACCCAAAAGGTAACCACCATCACCTTCTTCCTATTATCTATGGGGCTCTCATAGTCCATCGATTTCATATCCATTCACCTCGTTTAATTTTCACCCATCTGTTTGATCTTCAGAGCCATCTGTTTACCCATCTCGTAACAGTGGTCCAGTTCCTCGGCGGTGGGCTGATAATTAATCTCATACTTTTCTAAGACCTCAAATCCAGACTTTTCTAACCAATCCGCCACTCGGTCCACAGCCTTGCCACTCCAGCCCTTGGATCCGAAGGTGGCCGCCAGCCTTTTCAATCCGGTACGCTGAAAGCTCAAACCCTCCAGGTACATTAAAAGGTCGCCCAGGCTGGGATAGGGTCCGTTAAACAGGGTGGGAGTCCCTAAGAGAATGGCTTTACTGTCCAGGATGTCCTTCACAATCTCACTACGGTCATCCTCATGCAGGAAGTACATACGAACCTTAACCCTTTCACTCATGAGTCCCTCGGCCAGGGCATGGGCCATCTGCCGGGTGGAGTAGTGCATGGTATCGTAGACGATGGTGGCTTTGTCTTCACACACACCCGAGGCCCAGTTGCTGTAGGCCCCCATGATCTTCAATGGTTCGGTCCAGATCTGACCGTGGCTAGGTGCAATCATCAGGATCTGCTCCAGAAGTCCCAGGTCAGTGACCTCCTTGAATTTGTGGAGGACCAGCATGGAGGCCGGGGTCACCAGGTTGGCGTAGAACTTCTGGGCGGCATCCATCAGGAGGTACTCGGGTATTTCATGGTCATAACGTTCAGTTAAGCACAGATGCTGTCCGAAAGCGTCGTTGGAAAATAATATGCCCTCGTCTACCAGGAGGGTGAACATGCTGTCCGGCCAGTGGAGCATCTTGGCATCCAGGAAGGCGAAGGTCAGGCCCCCCACTTCCAATTTGTCCCCGGTCTTCACTGCCTGGAAATCAGCGCCCTCCAGTCCGGGGTAGTGCTGTTTAAGCCCGGTTATGGCCACCGCGCTGCAGTAGATGGGTGCCTTGGGGAAGCGTTTGTGTACTTCGGTGAGGGCTCCGCTATGATCCCTTTCAATGTGGTTCTGGATAATCACGTCGATGTTAACTTCCTTCCCCTCCTGAGCAAAGGCATCTTCTATCCGGCCCCATAACTGAGCTGAACTCCCAGGATAAGTGTTGTCTATAAGAACGGTTTTATCATCCCCAAAAACCAGATAGGCATTGTAGGTGGTTCCACCCAGGGTATAACCATGATAGTTCCGTATATCCCAATCTAAAACTCCCACCCAATAAACTGCTTCTCCTATTTTAACTGCATCTGCTTTCATCTCATACCTCCACAACAGTTAGCTGCCAAAAACCCCCCGGGGCCTTTTTCAAAGAAACTATTAATTTATAAGCATAGTTGTATCTGCTGGATGTGACAATTATTTTTTTCCATTTAATAGTATGGTTTGTCAGGGCTTAGATCTTGAAATCCGGAAACCTTCAACTCAGAAAGTTCACGACGAGATATAAAGAAGCGGAGATTAAAATACAGGCGGGTATGGTCACAATCCAGGTGGTGGCGATGTTTTTTATAACA encodes:
- a CDS encoding 2-phosphoglycerate kinase, translated to MIMVEGEVGGKKYREPFSKGVLARSLTRAEMDPNKAYTFASQVEAHLKREGVEVIMLEDLIKEVIEKLQDEDKKIASKYRHWKNLRRCTDPLIILVGGASGVGTSSIAFEVANRLGIRNMISTDMIREVMRKTSSKELIPTLYESSYTAYLSLRIPPPSESDQVLIGFRDHVDTVSVGVEAVIERAIKEGISIVIEGVHIVPGFIREDLVSLSNVKMFVLTLQDEEVHRGRFYSRCRQMWARRPLKRYMDSFDDIRRTHLYFESQANKFHIPVIENIDVTTTIDSIIENITQTYGSEEDVKGTEG
- a CDS encoding DUF2096 domain-containing protein gives rise to the protein MSSLPAEQTWMILVELLTDLRRHKVQIPPSIPQNIRLAKTTINFYKVDPTDPERIMEAKRMNEFLTSVQEALMALADERGKEYSDHWLDKLRRAARGEEVYPLKEERSKFVVGAPPGFSMVRVNFKIPLAEDRVQEIAEYHNVIIEFEDDRLVAVYGDPENLKLSLKELGSFFKEQIEP
- a CDS encoding FprA family A-type flavoprotein, with the protein product MKADAVKIGEAVYWVGVLDWDIRNYHGYTLGGTTYNAYLVFGDDKTVLIDNTYPGSSAQLWGRIEDAFAQEGKEVNIDVIIQNHIERDHSGALTEVHKRFPKAPIYCSAVAITGLKQHYPGLEGADFQAVKTGDKLEVGGLTFAFLDAKMLHWPDSMFTLLVDEGILFSNDAFGQHLCLTERYDHEIPEYLLMDAAQKFYANLVTPASMLVLHKFKEVTDLGLLEQILMIAPSHGQIWTEPLKIMGAYSNWASGVCEDKATIVYDTMHYSTRQMAHALAEGLMSERVKVRMYFLHEDDRSEIVKDILDSKAILLGTPTLFNGPYPSLGDLLMYLEGLSFQRTGLKRLAATFGSKGWSGKAVDRVADWLEKSGFEVLEKYEINYQPTAEELDHCYEMGKQMALKIKQMGEN
- a CDS encoding CBS domain-containing protein, with protein sequence MLKELKVKDVMTKGVITVEPKEDVVFAFEKLMKHRVSSLPVMDGEMLVGIVTATDLGHNLILDKYELGTTVDQVMIKDVVCVSPDDDLVTAVRKMNQHGNEEGIINQLVVIEDHQIKGIVSDGDIIRVIGV
- the hdrB gene encoding CoB--CoM heterodisulfide reductase subunit B, which gives rise to MAEQEFAYFLGCIMNNRYPGIEKATRIMFDKLGVGLKDMEGASCCPAPGVFGSFDRLTWASIAARNITIAEDQGNDIMTECNGCFGSLYETNHLLHEDPEMKEKVNKVLAEANREFKGEIQVRHFAEILYNDVGLDKLAEAVTKPLNLNVAVHYGCHFLKPSEAIGIDDPIQPTILDELVEVTGAKSIPYKDKMMCCGAGGGLRSRDNDVTADFTKEKLTNMREAGVDAIINVCPFCHLQFDVGQMETNNKFGTDFEIPVFHLAQLYGMAMGVSIDDLTVDAHQICVDSALEKCEEGLISSDEITGGE
- a CDS encoding metallophosphoesterase family protein; this encodes MKILAVTDMHGDFRPLINYLKTNQVDLVLLAGDITHFGPAKLGEDILNEISSYDVPVMVIPGNCDPESIHGEIERSRAINIHARSSVVKNVGICGFGGSNPTPFNTPLEFEEVEIYDEAKKALEGIKDHKITIFVTHAPPHGTKTDLLPSGEHAGSTSLRQVIEEFQPTINICGHIHESRGTDRIGRTQVVNPGKLDEGYACLITISEEGENRPDIETELIDLDLKKS
- a CDS encoding DUF749 domain-containing protein, which gives rise to MFVASLVGIFRYTELPEKFGPFVQYKASMEDKQIKMDEDIAILNISGTESYHVLFLSSYQDIKEIEAELKDAHAEINFSTKKILEGHL